The Ananas comosus cultivar F153 linkage group 2, ASM154086v1, whole genome shotgun sequence genome contains a region encoding:
- the LOC109728786 gene encoding arginine decarboxylase-like: MPALACVDAAVPPHPGYAFALDGSLPAPGPFPGGAPTLGDGDARRVLPWSPDLSAALYKIDAWGAPYFAVNSAGNIAVRPHGSATLPHQEIELMKVVKKASDLKSAGGLGLQLPLIVRLPDVLKNRLESLQSAFDFAVAANGYASHYQGVYPVKCNQDRCVVEDVVQFGAPFRFGLEAGSKPELLLAMSCLLRGSPEALLVCNGYKDEEYVSLALMARAMDLNTVIVLEQEEELDVVVDAARRLGVRPVVGLRAKLRTKHSGHFGATSGEKGKFGLTTTQILSVAAKLRRLQMLDCLQLLHFHIGSQIPSTALLADGVNEAAQIYCELARFGAAMRVIDVGGGLGIDYDGSRSSGSDMSVGYGLEEYADAVVRAVRRACDQKGVRHPVLCSESGRALVSHHSVLVFEAVSATSPFAAAGAGLGLGSGSDDPGPGLGYYLEELADEARADYRNLMAAAVRGEYETCWIYAEQLKRRCVEQFKEGALGLEHLAAVDGLCDLVARETGAAEPVRTFHVNLSLFTSMPDVWAIGQLFPIVPIHRLDQRPGVNGVLSDLTCDSDGKVDRFIGGRSSLPLHDMGGGISGANGERYYLGMFLGGAYQEALGGSHNLFGGPSVVRVSQSDGPHCFAVTRAVPGSSCADVLRAMQHEPELMFQALKSRAYEYYAHHAAAKDDDDSDAAAAAVTCAIARAFRLMPYLVCGRSAAADAMGRDGSDDGGEEGSGGVLAYGDEDGEWDFMRCLSV, from the coding sequence ATGCCGGCCTTGGCGTGCGTAGATGCTGCAGTCCCCCCTCATCCTGGTTACGCCTTCGCCTTGGACGGCTCTCTTCCCGCGCCGGGGCCGTTCCCCGGCGGCGCTCCGacgctcggcgacggcgacgcgCGCCGCGTCCTCCCCTGGTCCCCCGACCTGTCGGCGGCGCTCTACAAGATCGACGCCTGGGGGGCGCCCTACTTCGCGGTGAACTCGGCGGGCAACATCGCCGTGCGCCCCCACGGATCCGCCACCCTCCCCCACCAGGAGATCGAACTCATGAAGGTGGTCAAGAAGGCGTCCGACCTCAAGAGCGCCGGGGGGCTGGGCCTCCAGCTCCCCCTCATCGTCCGCCTCCCCGACGTCCTCAAGAACCGCCTCGAGTCCCTCCAGAGCGCCTTCGActtcgccgtcgccgccaaCGGCTACGCCTCCCACTACCAGGGGGTCTACCCTGTCAAGTGCAACCAGGACCGCTGCGTCGTCGAGGACGTCGTCCAGTTCGGCGCCCCCTTCCGCTTCGGCCTCGAGGCCGGCTCCAAGCCCGAGCTCCTCCTCGCCATGAGCTGCCTCCTCCGCGGCAGCCCCGAGGCCTTACTCGTGTGCAACGGCTACAAGGACGAGGAGTACGTCTCCCTGGCGCTCATGGCCCGGGCCATGGACCTCAACACCGTTATCGTCCTCGAGCAGGAGGAGGAGCTCGACGTCGTGGTGGATGCCGCGCGCAGGCTCGGCGTGCGCCCCGTCGTCGGCCTGCGCGCCAAGCTCCGCACCAAGCACTCGGGCCACTTCGGGGCCACCTCCGGCGAGAAGGGCAAGTTCGGGCTCACCACCACGCAGATCCTGTCGGTGGCCGCGAAGCTGCGGCGCCTCCAGATGCTCGACTGCCTCCAGTTGCTGCATTTCCACATCGGGTCCCAGATCCCGTCCACGGCGCTCCTCGCGGACGGGGTCAACGAGGCGGCGCAGATCTACTGCGAGCTCGCGCGGTTCGGAGCCGCGATGCGCGTGATCGACGTCGGCGGCGGGCTCGGGATCGACTACGACGGCTCGCGCTCGAGCGGCTCCGACATGTCGGTGGGGTACGGCCTCGAGGAGTACGCGGACGCCGTGGTCCGGGCGGTGCGGCGCGCGTGCGACCAGAAGGGGGTGCGTCACCCGGTGCTCTGCAGCGAGAGCGGGCGGGCGCTCGTGTCCCACCACTCGGTGCTCGTCTTTGAGGCGGTGTCTGCCACCTCGCCCTTCGCCGCAGCGGGCgcgggcttgggcttgggctcgGGCTCGGACGACCCGGGGCCCGGCCTTGGGTACTACCTGGAGGAGCTGGCGGATGAGGCGCGCGCGGACTACCGGAACCtgatggcggcggcggtgcgggGGGAGTACGAGACGTGCTGGATCTACGCAGAGCAGCTGAAGCGGCGGTGCGTCGAGCAGTTCAAGGAGGGGGCGCTGGGCCTGGAGCACCTGGCGGCCGTGGACGGGCTCTGCGACCTGGTGGCGCGCGAGACGGGCGCGGCCGAGCCGGTGCGTACGTTCCACGTCAACCTCTCGCTCTTCACGTCGATGCCGGACGTGTGGGCCATCGGGCAGCTCTTTCCGATCGTGCCGATCCACCGGCTGGACCAGCGGCCGGGGGTCAACGGGGTGCTGTCGGACCTCACCTGCGACAGCGACGGGAAGGTGGACCGGTTCATCGGGGGGAGGTCCAGCCTGCCGCTGCACGACATGGGCGGCGGCATCAGCGGCGCCAATGGCGAGAGGTACTATCTGGGGATGTTTCTGGGCGGGGCTTACCAGGAGGCGCTTGGGGGCTCGCACAACCTGTTCGGGGGCCCAAGCGTTGTGCGGGTGTCGCAGAGCGACGGGCCGCACTGCTTCGCGGTGacgcgggcggtgccggggtcGTCGTGCGCGGACGTCCTCAGAGCGATGCAGCACGAGCCCGAGCTCATGTTCCAGGCGCTCAAGAGCCGCGCCTACGAGTACTACGCCCACCACGCCGCAGCCAAGGACGACGACGACTCCgacgccgcagccgccgccgtgACCTGCGCCATCGCCCGCGCCTTCCGCTTGATGCCCTACCTCGTTTGCGGCCGCTCTGCAGCGGCGGACGCAATGGGCAGGGACGGCTCGGACGACGGGGGCGAGGAGGGGAGCGGCGGGGTCCTCGCGTACGGCGATGAGGACGGGGAGTGGGACTTCATGCGATGCCTCAGCGTATGA